One window of the Salvia splendens isolate huo1 chromosome 1, SspV2, whole genome shotgun sequence genome contains the following:
- the LOC121782309 gene encoding uncharacterized protein LOC121782309: MSSTTAYAFDDRDLDNAALWAIIDSAAAASLFSAKTSPRPNAKPFTPIAFPLNSPQPQFDSRSRNNRHCHNNNLDGEVVQNHRPHKILRTTSTPRSTPQQLMVVKHVNRSPITPPAYNADSTEMRNLAVTEFHSPNASSLSCDKPEPRHSLAGQFPTVSLFKEYQNAAMAILEKSDYTMISGNTYIKKSGWRKISFYFNLSFEIKDKTIEFDDNRNVQRAELVVRAYMQGGRFSDGWGSCERREKKFSKPNHDIPSTAETRAKNRACQDLLGIGEYRPGARHASG, translated from the exons ATGAGCTCTACGACGGCCTACGCCTTCGACGACCGAGACCTAGACAATGCGGCTTTATGGGCAATCATTgactccgccgccgccgcttcaCTTTTCTCGGCCAAAACCTCCCCGAGACCTAACGCCAAACCTTTCACCCCCATTGCCTTCCCCCTCAACTCTCCGCAACCGCAATTCGACAGCCGAAGTCGAAATAATCGCCATTGTCACAACAACAACCTCGACGGCGAGGTGGTACAGAATCACCGCCCGCACAAAATTCTGAGAACAACTAGCACGCCGCGTTCCACTCCTCAGCAGCTAATGGTGGTGAAGCACGTGAATCGCTCGCCGATCACTCCTCCGGCGTACAATGCCGACTCCACGGAGATGAGAAATCTCGCGGTGACGGAATTTCATAGTCCTAATGCGTCGTCTCTGAGCTGTGACAAGCCGGAGCCCAGGCATAGTTTGGCCGGTCAGTTTCCGACTGTTTCGCTGTTCAAGGAGTACCAAAATGCTGCTATGGCG ATACTGGAGAAAAGTGACTATACCATGATATCAGGAAATACTTATATCAAGAAGTCAG GTTGGAGGAAGATATCTTTCTACTTCAATCTCTCTTTTGAGATTAAAGACAAGACCATTGAGTTTGATGACAACCGCAATGTTCAGCGTGCTGAACTTGTTGTTCGTGCTTACATGCA AGGTGGAAGATTCTCAGACGGATGGGGTTCCTGTGAACGACGCGAGAAGAAGTTCTCAAAACCAAATCATGATATTCCTAGCACAGCAGAAACAAGGGCCAAAAATAGGGCATGTCAG gacttgcttggaattgGTGAGTACCGGCCAGGTGCCAGGCATGCTTCGGGGTGA
- the LOC121799349 gene encoding putative E3 ubiquitin-protein ligase XBAT31 isoform X1: MGQGLSCRELEDTELFNAVQNGEIDTVEALAAEAPNLLTIKTVHGRLSALHVAAANGRLEVLSMLLDRFGNPDILNRHKQTPLMLAAIHGKFSCVERLIQAGANVLLFDTLHGRTCLHYAAYYGHSDCLQLILSAGNSTPVSQSWGFSRFVNVRDGSGATPLHLAARQKRTDCVHILLSSGALVCASTGGYSYPGSTPLHLAARGGSLDCVRELLARGADRLQRDSSGRIPYMVAVKHKHDACAALLNPLAPEPLTWPSPLKFISELTPDAKSLLEKALIEANKKREKAILTETPCAAQQLPYSGGVDEESEGGDAELCCICFEQVCTIEVQNCSHEMCAHCILALCCHSKPNSSSKIPVCPFCRSTITRLAVAKTKVDTKIELEPAPANPRTRISLNLGEGSSSFKSLSSLSSFGRLGRSSGKVVAECDHEMVKADIIFL; encoded by the exons ATGGGGCAGGGACTCAGCTGCAGAGAGCTCGAGGATACTGAGCTGTTCAACGCAGTTCAAAACGGAGAGATTGACACTGTCGAAGCGCTGGCCGCGGAAGCCCCAAACCTCTTGACTATCAAAACTGTTCACGGCCGGCTCTCCGCGCTCCACGTGGCAGCTGCCAATGGGCGCCTCGAG GTTCTTTCTATGCTTTTAGATCGGTTCGGGAATCCAGATATCTTGAATCGCCACAAACAG ACTCCATTGATGTTAGCTGCGATTCATGGCAAGTTCTCCTGCGTGGAAAGGCTTATTCAAGCAGGAGCTAAT GTATTATTGTTTGATACATTACATGGGAGAACATGTTTGCATTATGCAGCTTATTATGGTCACTCAGATTGCCTCCAATTGATTCTTTCTGCTGGCAATTCCACCCCAGTTTCTCAATCTTG GGGATTTTCAAGATTTGTTAATGTGAGAGACGGCAGTGGTGCAACCCCATTGCATTTAGCTGCCCGGCAAAAGCGCACAGATTGTGTTCACATTCTACTAAGCAGTGGAGCTCTCGTCTGTGCTTCTACCGGTGGATATAG CTATCCTGGTAGCACGCCTCTGCATCTGGCTGCTCGTGGAGGCTCATTGGACTGTGTTCGTGAATTGCTTGCCCGTGGTGCTGATAGACTTCAAAGAGATTCATCCGG GAGAATACCTTACATGGTTGCTGTCAAGCACAAACATGACGCATGTGCTGCTTTGTTGAACCCTTTGGCACCAGAGCCTCTAACTTGGCCATCACCGTTGAAGTTCATTAGTGAGCTCACTCCTGATGCAAAATCCTTGCTAGAGAAAGCCCTGATCGAAGCTaacaaaaagagagaaaaggcCATCTTGACGGAAACACCTTGTGCTGCTCAACAACTCCCATATTCCGGTGGAGTTGATGAGGAATCTGAG GGTGGAGATGCGGAGCTATGCTGCATTTGCTTCGAGCAGGTGTGTACAATCGAGGTGCAAAACTGCAGTCATGAGATGTGTGCTCACTGCATTCTAGCCCTTTGCTGTCACAGCAAACCCAATTCCTCTTCCAAGATTCCTGTCTGCCCCTTCTGCCGAAGCACCATCACTCGACTAGCTGTTGCCAAGACCAAAGTCGACACCAAAATAGAGTTGGAGCCGGCTCCTGCAAATCCAAGAACAAGAATATCACTTAATCTTGGTGAAGGGAGCAGCAGCTTCAAGAGCTTGTCGTCACTCAGCTCATTTGGGAGGTTAGGGCGCAGCTCGGGGAAGGTCGTTGCAGAGTGTGACCACGAGATGGTTAAGGCGGATATCATCTTCCTTTGA
- the LOC121799363 gene encoding uncharacterized protein LOC121799363 — MAQPQQQEEGWPLGLQPLNVRVGLERNRDLNASLSFNTLLTSSPISSDDFSSDLDTQSTGSFFHDKSITLGSLIGISSILELSRRSRQGRAPDQAARSKKTRTWFLSLCSRLSTDAVSMSNAPSLAHLLQAERTAAAAQGVDDFSQISNHNPLFIGGHVAPPRPPSPFARDLLSHDHAPPLLLSCLCAHSSSN, encoded by the exons ATGGCACAACCTCAACAACAG GAAGAAGGGTGGCCGCTGGGGCTGCAGCCGCTGAACGTGAGAGTTGGGCTGGAGAGGAACCGTGATCTCAATGCCTCTCTCTCCTTCAACACTTTGCTTACCTCTTCCCCTATCTCCTCCGATGATTTCTCTTCTGATCTTGATACTCAg TCGACAGGTTCATTCTTTCATGACAAGAGCATCACTCTAGGGAGCCTGATTGGGATCTCGAGCATCCTAGAGCTGTCGCGGAGATCAAGGCAGGGGCGAGCTCCCGACCAGGCTGCGAGGAGCAAGAAGACGAGGACATGGTTCCTGTCGCTGTGCTCGAGGCTGAGCACCGATGCAGTGAGCATGAGCAACGCACCGTCCCTCGCCCACCTGCTCCAAGCAGAGAGGACTGCTGCTGCTGCGCAAGGAGTCGATGATTTCTCGCAAATCTCCAATCACAACCCCTTGTTCATAGGCGGGCACGTTGCTCCTCCTCGACCGCCCTCGCCCTTCGCTAGGGACTTGCTATCGCATGATCATGCCCCTCCCTTACTTCTCTCGTGTTTATGCGCTCATTCATCATCAAATTGa
- the LOC121799349 gene encoding putative E3 ubiquitin-protein ligase XBAT31 isoform X2, whose amino-acid sequence MGQGLSCRELEDTELFNAVQNGEIDTVEALAAEAPNLLTIKTVHGRLSALHVAAANGRLEVLSMLLDRFGNPDILNRHKQTPLMLAAIHGKFSCVERLIQAGANVLLFDTLHGRTCLHYAAYYGHSDCLQLILSAGNSTPVSQSWGFSRFVNVRDGSGATPLHLAARQKRTDCVHILLSSGALVCASTGGYSTPLHLAARGGSLDCVRELLARGADRLQRDSSGRIPYMVAVKHKHDACAALLNPLAPEPLTWPSPLKFISELTPDAKSLLEKALIEANKKREKAILTETPCAAQQLPYSGGVDEESEGGDAELCCICFEQVCTIEVQNCSHEMCAHCILALCCHSKPNSSSKIPVCPFCRSTITRLAVAKTKVDTKIELEPAPANPRTRISLNLGEGSSSFKSLSSLSSFGRLGRSSGKVVAECDHEMVKADIIFL is encoded by the exons ATGGGGCAGGGACTCAGCTGCAGAGAGCTCGAGGATACTGAGCTGTTCAACGCAGTTCAAAACGGAGAGATTGACACTGTCGAAGCGCTGGCCGCGGAAGCCCCAAACCTCTTGACTATCAAAACTGTTCACGGCCGGCTCTCCGCGCTCCACGTGGCAGCTGCCAATGGGCGCCTCGAG GTTCTTTCTATGCTTTTAGATCGGTTCGGGAATCCAGATATCTTGAATCGCCACAAACAG ACTCCATTGATGTTAGCTGCGATTCATGGCAAGTTCTCCTGCGTGGAAAGGCTTATTCAAGCAGGAGCTAAT GTATTATTGTTTGATACATTACATGGGAGAACATGTTTGCATTATGCAGCTTATTATGGTCACTCAGATTGCCTCCAATTGATTCTTTCTGCTGGCAATTCCACCCCAGTTTCTCAATCTTG GGGATTTTCAAGATTTGTTAATGTGAGAGACGGCAGTGGTGCAACCCCATTGCATTTAGCTGCCCGGCAAAAGCGCACAGATTGTGTTCACATTCTACTAAGCAGTGGAGCTCTCGTCTGTGCTTCTACCGGTGGATATAG CACGCCTCTGCATCTGGCTGCTCGTGGAGGCTCATTGGACTGTGTTCGTGAATTGCTTGCCCGTGGTGCTGATAGACTTCAAAGAGATTCATCCGG GAGAATACCTTACATGGTTGCTGTCAAGCACAAACATGACGCATGTGCTGCTTTGTTGAACCCTTTGGCACCAGAGCCTCTAACTTGGCCATCACCGTTGAAGTTCATTAGTGAGCTCACTCCTGATGCAAAATCCTTGCTAGAGAAAGCCCTGATCGAAGCTaacaaaaagagagaaaaggcCATCTTGACGGAAACACCTTGTGCTGCTCAACAACTCCCATATTCCGGTGGAGTTGATGAGGAATCTGAG GGTGGAGATGCGGAGCTATGCTGCATTTGCTTCGAGCAGGTGTGTACAATCGAGGTGCAAAACTGCAGTCATGAGATGTGTGCTCACTGCATTCTAGCCCTTTGCTGTCACAGCAAACCCAATTCCTCTTCCAAGATTCCTGTCTGCCCCTTCTGCCGAAGCACCATCACTCGACTAGCTGTTGCCAAGACCAAAGTCGACACCAAAATAGAGTTGGAGCCGGCTCCTGCAAATCCAAGAACAAGAATATCACTTAATCTTGGTGAAGGGAGCAGCAGCTTCAAGAGCTTGTCGTCACTCAGCTCATTTGGGAGGTTAGGGCGCAGCTCGGGGAAGGTCGTTGCAGAGTGTGACCACGAGATGGTTAAGGCGGATATCATCTTCCTTTGA